A segment of the Erythrobacter sp. F6033 genome:
TACTGAACAATCTGACCCCGCCGGGAGCAATTCCGGCGGGGTTATTCTTTGCCTGAAGTCCGTCCAAGTCTTGGACACTCCCCTCGGCGGATAAGCTTTCTTTACCCCTTAGTGGCATAGAAAATGCGGGCGTGCAGTGCCGCGCTCCAAGGCGAGAGTACCGATATGGATTTGGCCAATGCGCCTTACCTTAAGAAGCAAGCAAGAACCGCCGATCTAGCGATTGAGCGACGCGCGCGGCTTCGCGTGGTAAGCGTGGAACAATTGCGAACCCCGCAGTTCCTTTCCGCATGGAAAAATCTTGCTGCGCGGGCAAGCGAGCCTAATCCGTTCTTCGAACCGTGGTTCCTCATCCCCTCGCTCGCTGCCTATGCGGGCGCGAACGCCAAAGCTGGCGCGCGCGTTTCGGTACTGGTTTTCTACGAAGAAGGTGAATTGGCTGGAATCCTGCCAGTCGAGCGATCGCACAACTACTACGGATATCCAGTGCCACATTGCCGAGGTTGGCTGCATGACAACGCGTTTTACGGCGCGCCGCTGGTCGCAACAGGATTTGAAGAAGCGTTTTGGAACGCTGTGCTTGACCATTCAGATCAAACCGCTGGTCTCGCGCTGTTCCTTCATATGCCGTTGCTGCAAGAAGGCGGACCTCTTGATCGTGCTCTACGAGCCGTTCTGGCATCCTCTTCTCGGGCAAACGAGATCGTGCTTCGGCGAGAGCGCGCCATGCTGAAATCTGAACTTTCGTCCGAGGATTACCTATCACAAGCGCTTAGCAAGAAACACCGCAAGGAATTGCGGCGCCAAAGACGCCGCTTGGCGGACGGAGGCAGTCTGACAGTCCATCGCCGTACTGATGATTTCGCCACTGGCGAATGGATCGCTGAATTTCTCGCGCTCGAATCCGCAGGCTGGAAAGGTGACGCGGGATCCGCCCTTGCCGGAAATGCAGCTACCCGCAACTTCTTCACCAGCATCATTCAGGGCGCGGCGCGCGCGGGCAAGCTGGAACGATTGGCGTTGCGCCTCGATGGGAAGCCTGTCGCAATGCTCGCAAGTTTTCTCTCCGCATCGGGCAGCTACAGTTTCAAAACTGCCTTTGATGAACGCTACGCTGCAAATTCTCCGGGATTGCAGTTGCAAATCGAAAACCTCGATGCGCTTGATCGCTCGGAAACCGAATGGATCGATAGCTGCGCCGCAGAAGGCCACCCGATGATCGACCGGCTTTGGACAGAACGGCGCCAACTCGTCAGTCGCAATATCGCAATTGGTGGGTCGGTGCGCAGAGCGGCTTTCCGCCAGATGATGGCGTTTGAAACCCGCAGAAAGGCTTCGTGATGAACTCTCCGGCAACTTTCGATTGCGATGGGAATGAGGCACCGCACGCATCGCTGGGCATGTTCGATCAGGATGCGCGCGCGACCTTCGCAAAGAACTATCCCGAAACGCCGCATTTGCTGCGCCATAAGCTCAATTATCATCCGCTGCTCGAAATCGAAGCGCTCGCCGATCTGGCAGAGCTCCTTTCCGAAAAGAGCGTTGAATATAATCGCGGCGATTTGCCCATCGGCATCGATGGCAAGCCCGACGCGACTGGCTTGTCGATTGGCGAGACGATCCGGCGCGTGCATGAAACGAACAGCTGGGCCGTACTAAAGAACGTAGAGCAAGTCCCGTCCTATCACGGCCTGTTGGTCGATCTGCTGGGTGATATCCAATGCGAGATTGAGGCAGCCACCGGCGAAATGCTCACCCCACAGGCCTATATTTTCATCTCCAGCCCCAATGCCGTCACACCGTATCATTTCGATCCGGAGCACAACATCTTGCTACAGGTCAGCGGTATCAAGGTGATGAACCAGTTCCCGGCCGGCAATGCCCGTTTTGCGCCCGACACCACCCATGAAAGTTATCATACAGGCGGCCCGCGCGAACTGACATGGGATGATGCGTTTGACGACTGCAAAACGCCCTACGCGCTTGGTCCGGGTGATGCAGTCTATGTTCCGGTTATGGCACCGCACTATGTGCAAAACGGGCAGGACAGCTCAATCTCGCTGTCGATCACTTGGCGGTCGGAGTGGAGCTACCGCGAAAGCGACGCGCGCGCATTCAACCATCTGCTACGCCAGCGCGGGATGGCCCCCAAAGCGACCGCCCGTTGGCCAGAACAAAATCGCACAAAGGCATATGCTTACCGCGCGCTGCGTAAACTTGGATTGATCACCCAATCTTGACCTAATCCCGCCCGCGCCGCATGGGCGAAGGCATGAGCAAAACC
Coding sequences within it:
- a CDS encoding GNAT family N-acetyltransferase, with the translated sequence MDLANAPYLKKQARTADLAIERRARLRVVSVEQLRTPQFLSAWKNLAARASEPNPFFEPWFLIPSLAAYAGANAKAGARVSVLVFYEEGELAGILPVERSHNYYGYPVPHCRGWLHDNAFYGAPLVATGFEEAFWNAVLDHSDQTAGLALFLHMPLLQEGGPLDRALRAVLASSSRANEIVLRRERAMLKSELSSEDYLSQALSKKHRKELRRQRRRLADGGSLTVHRRTDDFATGEWIAEFLALESAGWKGDAGSALAGNAATRNFFTSIIQGAARAGKLERLALRLDGKPVAMLASFLSASGSYSFKTAFDERYAANSPGLQLQIENLDALDRSETEWIDSCAAEGHPMIDRLWTERRQLVSRNIAIGGSVRRAAFRQMMAFETRRKAS
- a CDS encoding cupin-like domain-containing protein; translation: MNSPATFDCDGNEAPHASLGMFDQDARATFAKNYPETPHLLRHKLNYHPLLEIEALADLAELLSEKSVEYNRGDLPIGIDGKPDATGLSIGETIRRVHETNSWAVLKNVEQVPSYHGLLVDLLGDIQCEIEAATGEMLTPQAYIFISSPNAVTPYHFDPEHNILLQVSGIKVMNQFPAGNARFAPDTTHESYHTGGPRELTWDDAFDDCKTPYALGPGDAVYVPVMAPHYVQNGQDSSISLSITWRSEWSYRESDARAFNHLLRQRGMAPKATARWPEQNRTKAYAYRALRKLGLITQS